The DNA window TAGGATATTTTTCTAAGTCATCTACCACAACCGAATTGGTAACAACTACTTCTTTAATAGGGGAATTGGATATACGTTCAATCGCGTTACTTGAAAATAAAGCATGAGTGGCCGCTGCATAGACAGCTATAGCGCCTTTCTTAAGAAGCGCTTCTGAACCAGCTATTAATGTGCCCCCTGTATCAATGATGTCATCTACCATAATACAAGTTCTACCTTCAACATCCCCGATGATATTCATGACTTCAGCTTTATTGGCTTCTGGTCTTCTCTTATCGATGATAGCAATTGGTGCGTTGAAGAATTTCGCAAAGCTTCTGGCACGAGTCACACCACCATGGTCTGGAGATACGATTGTAACATTCTCTAAGTTAAGATTTAAAAAATGGGTCGAAATAAGCGGCATGCCAGGGAAGTTATCGATTGGAATATCGAAGAACCCTTGAATCTGTGCTGCATGCAAGTCAATACAAATCACTCGGTCAACACCGGATACTTGTAATAAGTCTGCAACTAGTTTTGCTGTAATTGGTTGTCTAGATTTAGCTTTTCTATCTTGTCTAGAATACCCATAATAAGGCATGATAATTGTAACACTCGCAGCACTTGCGCGTTTTAATGCATCTGTGAAAATTAGAATTTCCATGAGATGCTCATTAACTGGTTTACTAGTTGGTTGGATCACAAAACAATGATGTCCTCTAACAGACTCTGTAATGTTAATTCCAATTTCACCATCTGCAAATCTCATGATGTCGCAAGGTGACAGAGGAATCCCTGAAGATTCACTAATTTCCCTTGCGAGTTGTGGATTTGAAGACAATCCAAATAGTTTTACTTTCTTTCCATCAATCACTGACATAATACTTACCCCCTCATAATTTAATTATAACAATAATTAGTGTTGTTTTGTATGTATCAAAGTAACATTTTGATACATCTTTATCCGATTCACTAAAACCTCATCTGGATTAACGACAAATAATGTAGATCCGCTTCCAGACATATATACATCAAACCCGTCAGATCTAAGTGAATGATATAAATCACTCAACGATTTACTCACTTCGAGAGCTGGTTCTAATAAGTCATTATAAAGACTGAGTTTACCAGATAAAACATCTGTAACACTTCGGTCAAAATCATTTTTATTCGAACTTTTAAAAGCCTTGAAGATGTCTTTTGTAAGTAGTGATATATTCGGTAGAATTAACAGAATTGATTCGAGTTTATGAGTCATATCAATAAACTTTATCTTGTCTCCTCTACCCTCAACAATGGCAGGTCTGT is part of the Paracholeplasma morum genome and encodes:
- a CDS encoding ribose-phosphate pyrophosphokinase produces the protein MSVIDGKKVKLFGLSSNPQLAREISESSGIPLSPCDIMRFADGEIGINITESVRGHHCFVIQPTSKPVNEHLMEILIFTDALKRASAASVTIIMPYYGYSRQDRKAKSRQPITAKLVADLLQVSGVDRVICIDLHAAQIQGFFDIPIDNFPGMPLISTHFLNLNLENVTIVSPDHGGVTRARSFAKFFNAPIAIIDKRRPEANKAEVMNIIGDVEGRTCIMVDDIIDTGGTLIAGSEALLKKGAIAVYAAATHALFSSNAIERISNSPIKEVVVTNSVVVDDLEKYPKIVQLSIGQLLGKAVLHIIDDEPISQIFENIYDTKKS